In the genome of Pichia kudriavzevii chromosome 4, complete sequence, one region contains:
- a CDS encoding uncharacterized protein (PKUD0D06100; Pfam Domains: Molybdopterin(4.2e-99)|NADH-G_4Fe-4S_3(7.2e-21)|DUF1982(1. 3e-15)|Fer2(8.6e-11)), with protein sequence MLRTLNKLSLSKSVARNATRNFSRSAAIRDEVELKIDGIPVSIERGSSIIQAAEKAGVYIPRYCYHDRLTVAGNCRMCLVEIEKSPKMAAACAMPVGPGMSVITTSDKVKKVREGITEFLLSNHPLDCPICDQGGECDLQEQTLRYGSDRGRFQEVSGKRAVENKAIGPLVKTSMNRCIHCTRCVRFLNDVAGAPEFGTSARGNDLQIGTYVERNVNSELSGNIIDLCPVGALTSKPYSFKARPWELKRTESIDIMDALGSAIRVDTRGMEVMRVLPRLNEEINQEWISDRSRFACDALKVQRLTKPLVKDGDKFVDATWDGALSKIADTIKKINPSKNEVKAVAGPLVDVEGMVALKDLVNRLDSENLTIDAPVTELPSTDIRSNYIFNSTIEGIDTADQILIVGSNPRHEAAVLNARLRARWLESDDVEISHVGEKFNANVKLNELGETANDLQAALKGELGKKLASAKNPLIIVGSGVWESADSAAVESIIKNFAKGKENIVNSEWNGLSFLHRQASRTGALDIGFYNADPAVKAVAPKVVFLFGADEIDPKAVPTDAFVVYVGHHGDVGASLADVILPGTAYTEKSAIYVNTEGRSQMTTAATGPVGTAREDWTIFKALSEYLGLGLPYENIRDLRSRIENIAPHLVRIEAVESVSPEFVKLAIENAPSAEPTGAQLKNPIKNFYFTDVISRNSKTMAQCVGSFGPTVEKVVDENAHQYLGLA encoded by the coding sequence ATGTTAAGGACGTTGAACAAATTGtcattatcaaaatctGTTGCAAGAAATGCAACTAGAAACTTCTCAAGATCAGCAGCAATTAGagatgaagttgaattaAAGATTGATGGTATTCCTGTCTCCATTGAAAGAGGCTCTTCCATTATTCAAGCTGCTGAGAAGGCAGGTGTCTACATCCCAAGATATTGTTACCATGATAGACTAACTGTTGCAGGTAACTGTAGAATGTGTTtagttgaaattgaaaaatctcCAAAGATGGCTGCTGCTTGTGCAATGCCTGTTGGCCCAGGTATGTCTGTCATAACAACTTCCGATAAAGTCAAAAAGGTCAGAGAAGGTATCACAGAATTCTTGCTCTCTAATCATCCTTTAGATTGTCCAATTTGTGATCAAGGTGGTGAATGTGATTTACAAGAACAAACCTTAAGATACGGTTCTGACAGAGGTAGATTTCAAGAGGTTTCAGGAAAGAGAGctgttgaaaataaagcTATTGGTCCTTTAGTCAAAACTTCCATGAACAGATGTATTCACTGTACTAGATGTGTTAGATTTTTGAATGATGTTGCAGGTGCTCCTGAATTTGGTACTTCTGCTAGAGGTAATGATCTGCAAATTGGTACATatgttgaaagaaatgTTAATTCTGAATTATCGGGTAATATTATTGATTTGTGTCCAGTTGGTGCTTTAACTTCCAAGCCATACTCTTTCAAAGCAAGACCTTGGGAATTGAAGAGAACTGAATCTATTGATATTATGGATGCTTTAGGTTCTGCTATCAGAGTCGACACTAGGGGTATGGAAGTTATGAGAGTTCTTCCAAGATTAAACgaagaaatcaatcaaGAGTGGATTTCTGATAGATCCAGATTCGCATGTGATGCTTTGAAGGTCCAAAGACTAACTAAACCATTAGTTAAGGATGGTGACAAGTTTGTTGATGCTACTTGGGATGGCGCTTTGTCTAAGATCGCTGATacaatcaagaaaattaaCCCATCAAAGAACGAAGTTAAAGCAGTTGCTGGTCCtcttgttgatgttgaaggtATGGTTGCATTGAAAGACTTAGTTAACAGATTAGATTCAGAGAACTTGACGATTGATGCCCCTGTGACCGAATTACCATCTACTGACATCAGATCCAACTACATTTTCAACTCAACCATTGAAGGTATTGACACTGCTGACCAAATTCTAATTGTTGGTTCTAATCCAAGACATGAAGCAGCTGTCTTGAATGCAAGATTAAGAGCAAGATGGTTAGAATCAGACgatgttgaaatttcacATGTCGGTGAAAAGTTTAATGCTAATGTTAAGCTTAACGAATTGGGAGAAACTGCTAATGACTTACAAGCTGCCTTAAAGGGTGAATTAGGCAAGAAGTTGGCGTCCGCAAAGAATCCATTAATTATTGTTGGTTCGGGTGTTTGGGAATCCGCAGACTCTGCTGCTGTCGAATCTATCATTAAGAACTTTGCAAAGggtaaagaaaacattgtGAACTCCGAATGGAATGGTTTATCCTTCTTACATCGTCAAGCATCCAGAACTGGTGCCTTAGATATTGGTTTCTACAACGCAGACCCAGCTGTAAAGGCTGTTGCTCCAAAGGTTGTATTCTTGTTTGGTGCGGATGAAATCGATCCAAAGGCTGTACCAACCGATGCCTTTGTAGTTTACGTTGGTCACCATGGTGATGTTGGTGCTTCATTAGCTGATGTTATTCTTCCAGGTACTGCATACACAGAGAAATCTGCTATCTATGTTAACACAGAAGGTAGATCACAAATGACTACAGCAGCCACTGGCCCTGTTGGTACTGCAAGAGAGGACTGGACTATTTTCAAAGCGCTTTCAGAATACTTGGGACTTGGACTACCATACGAAAATATCAGAGACTTACGTTcaagaattgaaaatattgctCCACATCTCGTAAGGATTGAAGCTGTTGAGTCTGTTTCTCCAGAATTTGTTAAACTTGCTATCGAGAATGCACCAAGTGCAGAGCCAACTGGTGCGCAGCTAAAGAATCCAATTAAGAATTTCTACTTCACTGATGTTATCTCTAGAAATTCCAAGACCATGGCTCAATGTGTTGGTTCCTTTGGTCCAACTGTTGAaaaggttgttgatgaaaatgcgCACCAATACTTGGGTTTAGCTTAG
- a CDS encoding uncharacterized protein (PKUD0D06110; Pfam Domains: SNF2_N(1.2e-146)|SLIDE(5.1e-42)|Helicase_C(7.9e- 26)|HAND(1.2e-22)) — MTTSDAKISQIDPLESKPANNLPDSATINNNESHEERLKRYLLDTDPLKEYKKHNSQDAATRFHYLLSLSPLFRHFIDANATNDKSLHKLIRQIDQKQATGKSSEKSSSSSNRRKRKSEKEEDAELINNEEEELEDSSSHFLTESPNYIDGKLRDYQIQGLNWLISLYENRLSGILADEMGLGKTLQTISFLGYLRYYEKIDGPFLVIVPKSTLDNWRREFGKWTKDVNVVVLQGDKESRSQIINEVLLKANFDVCITSFEMVIREKAKLSKFRWQYMVIDEAHRIKNEQSSLSQIIRLFYSKNRLLITGTPLQNNLHELWALLNFLLPDVFGDNEIFNEWFEKNNNSIDGEDGESEEKAEEKDKEAVEKLRKILSPFLLRRVKSDVEKSLLPKKEVNVYVGMTSMQIKWYRNLLQKDIEAVNGQVGKREGKTRLLNIVMQLRKCCNHPYLFDGAEPGPPFTNDEHLVYNSGKMIVLDKLLKKLREQGSRVLIFSQMSRLLDILEDYCYLRDYEYCRIDGSTDHEDRIQAIDDYNAPDSKKFIFLLTTRAGGLGINLTTADVVILFDSDWNPQADLQAMDRAHRIGQKKQVKVFRFVTENAIEEKVLERAAQKLRLDQLVIQQGRSRFSEEKKDNNSSNNKEDLLNMIQHGAQEVLDGDENGGVSTDIDIDAILLKGEEKTRELNQKFEKLGLDDLQNFNGDQQSAYEWNGENFAKKKTKGLGIFLNPTKRVRKEQQYSVDGYYKDVMNQMKVAPVVKPSIPKPPKQYQLMDFQFYNAQRLQLLFTKELLAYRKKIHYRIGEEDLDLENKKYENFDYSEYLKMGKRDQKNAIKELISREQEKINKAEPFTIDDIKEKNKLLDEGFGNWNRREFMQFIHGCAKYGSKNYLEISNDVKGKDENDVRLYSDVFWTRYKEVDGWERYLKEIESGEKKLERLKMQGEILHSKIKDSNIPIEDLTIMYPPNNSKRMYSLLEDRYLLIKADEYGLTNQYVYDLIKRDINKEEMFKYCFYFKSRTTNEISRRIATLLLAVSREVEGPDAFKRKRRAGKDIALSNGNKENNDEVEDISLETNGRVIESLGSELDESTPVSRQESVLTMDDEEDDGPVNVTKKRKLEDISASVVV; from the coding sequence ATGACCACATCGGACGCCAAAATATCACAAATTGATCCATTGGAATCAAAACCAGCCAACAACTTACCGGATAGTGCAACAATAAACAACAACGAGAGCCATGAAGAACGCTTGAAGAGATACCTATTAGATACAGATCCTCTGAAGGAATATAAGAAACATAACTCACAAGATGCTGCTACTCGGTTCCATTATTTATTATCTCTATCCCCATTATTCCGTCACTTTATTGACGCAAATGCAACCAATGACAAATCACTGCACAAATTAATCAGACAAATCGATCAAAAACAGGCAACAGGTAAATCTTCGGAGAAATCCTCAAGCTCCTCCAATCGCCGCAAAAGGAAATCGGAAAAGGAGGAGGATGCAGAACTAATCAACAACGAGGAGGAGGAACTAGAAGATTCATCGTCGCATTTCTTAACTGAATCTCCAAACTATATTGATGGTAAATTACGTGATTATCAAATCCAAGGTCTTAATTGGTTAATATCATTATATGAGAATCGACTCTCCGGTATTCTGGCAGATGAAATGGGGTTGGGCAAAACCTTACAGACTATTTCCTTCTTGGGATATTTACGTTATTATGAGAAGATTGACGGTCCATTCCTTGTTATCGtaccaaaatcaacattagATAATTGGCGTAGAGAGTTTGGTAAATGGACTAAGGATGTGAATGTGGTTGTTTTGCAAGGTGACAAAGAATCACGTAGTCAGATAATCAACGAAGTCTTACTAAAGGCTAATTTTGACGTTTGTATAACATCATTTGAAATGGTCATTAGAGAAAAGGCTAAACTTTCTAAATTCAGGTGGCAGTATATGGTGATAGATGAAGCACATAGAATAAAAAATGAACAGTCGTCTTTATCACAAATAATTAGATTATTTTATTCCAAGAATAGGTTATTAATCACTGGTACTCCTTTACAGAACAATTTGCATGAATTATGGGCACTTTTGAACTTCTTATTACCCGATGTCTTCGGAGAtaatgaaatattcaatgagtggtttgaaaaaaataataatagcaTCGATGGTGAAGATGGGgaaagtgaagaaaaggCTGAGGAAAAGGACAAAGAAGCTGTTGAGAAATTGCGTAAGATCTTATCACCATTCTTATTGCGTCGTGTTAAATCTGACGTTGAGAAAAGCTTGTTGCCCAAAAAGGAAGTCAATGTGTATGTTGGTATGACGTCGATGCAAATCAAATGGTACAGAAACTTGTTGCAAAAAGATATCGAAGCGGTGAATGGACAAGTGGGTAAAAGAGAGGGTAAGACGAGATTATTAAATATTGTCAtgcaattgagaaaatgtTGCAATCATCCTTACCTTTTTGATGGTGCAGAACCTGGACCGCCTTTTACAAATGATGAACATCTTGTTTACAACTCTGGCAAAATGATTGTGTTGGATAAATTGCTCAAAAAATTAAGGGAACAAGGTTCAAgagttttgattttttcacaAATGAGTAGATTACTTGACATTTTAGAAGATTACTGTTATCTTAGGGATTATGAATATTGTAGAATCGATGGTTCTACCGATCATGAAGATAGGATTCAAGCTATCGACGACTACAACGCACCGGATAGTAAAAAGTTCATATTTTTATTAACTACTAGAGCTGGTGGATTGGGTATCAATTTAACCACTGCAGATGTtgttattttatttgattctGATTGGAATCCCCAAGCAGATCTTCAAGCAATGGATAGAGCACATCGGATTGGGCAGAAGAAACAAGTTAAAGTCTTCAGATTTGTCACTGAAAATgccattgaagaaaaggtCTTGGAAAGAGCAGCACAGAAGTTAAGGCTAGATCAGTTGGTCATTCAACAAGGTCGTAGTAGGTTTTCggaggagaaaaaagaTAACAATAGTTCGAACAACAAGGAAGACCTATTGAATATGATTCAACATGGTGCTCAAGAAGTTCTTGATGGAGATGAAAATGGTGGTGTGAGTACTGacattgatattgatgcaattcttttgaagggtgaagagaaaacaagagaattaaaccaaaagtttgaaaaacttggcCTTGATGATCTACAAAACTTTAACGGTGATCAACAGTCAGCGTATGAATGGAATGGTGAAAATTTtgccaaaaagaaaacaaagggTCTGGGAATTTTTCTCAACCCAACTAAACGTGTTCGAAAGGAACAACAGTATAGTGTGGATGGTTATTATAAGGATGTTATGAATCAAATGAAGGTTGCACCTGTTGTCAAACCTAGCATCCCCAAACCTCCTAAACAATATCAACTAATGGATTTTCAGTTCTATAATGCTCAAAGGTTGCAACTATTGTTCACTAAAGAGCTTTTAGCGTatagaaagaaaattcaTTATcgaattggagaagaagatctGGATctagaaaataaaaaatatgaaaacTTTGACTATAGTGAGTACTTGAAAATGGGTAAAAGAGATCAAAAGAATGCGATTAAAGAGTTGATTAGTCGagaacaagagaaaatcaacaaggCTGAACCATTCACGATTGATGATATTaaggagaaaaataaattgcTGGACGAAGGTTTTGGCAATTGGAATAGAAGAGAATTTATGCAGTTTATTCATGGATGCGCAAAGTATGGGTCTAAGAATTACTTGGAAATAAGTAATGATGTTAAGGGTAAAGATGAGAACGATGTTCGGCTGTATAGTGATGTTTTTTGGACCAGAtataaagaagttgatggGTGGGAGAGATACTTAAAGGAGATTGAATCTGGTGAAAAGAAGCTTGAGCGACTTAAAATGCAAGGTGAAATTCTACAcagcaaaatcaaagactCCAATATACCTATTGAAGACTTGACCATAATGTATCCGCCAAACAACTCCAAAAGGATGTATTCATTATTAGAAGATAGGTATTTGTTGATCAAAGCTGATGAGTATGGACTAACAAATCAGTATGTCTATGATCTAATCAAAAGGGATAtcaataaagaagaaatgttTAAGTATTGCTTTTACTTCAAATCACGTACAACCAATGAAATAAGTAGAAGAATTGCTACACTATTACTTGCAGTTTCCAGAGAGGTAGAAGGACCAGATGCAttcaagagaaagagaagggCAGGAAAGGATATTGCATTATCCAATGGTAACAAGgaaaataatgatgaagttgaagatataAGCTTGGAGACCAATGGTCGAGTAATAGAGAGCTTAGGATCCGAGTTAGACGAAAGCACTCCAGTTAGCCGACAGGAGAGCGTACTTACTATGGACGATGAGGAAGACGACGGTCCCGTGAATGTAACCAAGAAGCGGAAATTGGAAGATATTTCTGCTTCTGTTGTTGTATAA
- a CDS encoding uncharacterized protein (PKUD0D06120; similar to Saccharomyces cerevisiae YBR091C (TIM12); ancestral locus Anc_3.334), with translation MSLFIDRNSIAPQSVSKQRLELAEFQYDGLNGLLETIRKRCNQKCIPLDYGEGDLTKGESECTNRCVAKFMQGHKIIGNHVETHHRLSDQQLEPYKTLRREYLSSPSPGK, from the coding sequence ATGTCTCTCTTTATTGACAGAAACAGCATTGCTCCGCAGAGCGTATCGAAACAGCGGCTCGAACTTGCTGAATTCCAATATGACGGTCTCAATGGTCTTCTGGAAACCATTCGTAAGAGATGCAACCAGAAATGCATCCCTCTAGATTATGGGGAAGGCGATCTCACTAAGGGTGAGAGTGAATGTACGAACCGGTGTGTGGCAAAGTTCATGCAGGGCCACAAGATCATTGGAAACCACGTGGAAACCCATCATCGTCTTAGTGACCAACAACTGGAGCCATACAAAACTTTGAGAAGGGAGTACCTGAGCTCCCCGTCGCCTGGAAAGTGA
- a CDS encoding uncharacterized protein (PKUD0D06130) has translation MVKILLNLKIQELPKLLNHKDKNGMTPFDLLRSNLFSCATSNNSVYSIRQDGSFKAKYIEDNQPTAIKHSSSIIISTNSGEFLNFDLDDELLFPPPLTNTLLSFKIMKLVTSLSHSALITGDGRLYMTSFSANLLNSSFCRIKFFDDLWASGEIVTDISLTSSHAIVLTNLNKLYTFGTNIKRLNLYPSSDTAYPNTSVTLHPSNSSSSVISNSSSRASTSNLILNNGSNEYTKDYSSLIPLQVLTKSASLSKSSTPNSTGASSSVGNNFSLLTSLRALEPPNTDDSSSRLSGVTSSNNHTIVYSKDSLHIYGLNLGQFGPVTNSKSFTRENSGNSQVAQMASSAHVVWRYGNDPIFKVLAFDLATLVVTKSSAIHIYCSGLHVQMSLPSNQDIDKTWNSFKPRVLSTPKQIKKMVSPITGEKSDTINPNLSGSLNSTYSVLLLLDNGEVTMLTFPKYAESKDSFKEAVKFSTIWRPARLELKASDISIGEFKPNCNGAVLCTINGEVFKKGKTKWSRINGLTNISLVSIGFGFLPRGTFTNDLSPKIMMLREENAQLKHSVTIPKTKNEFAIFSPLSKFWRNSDYIDTQYEDIDFWGNEMIKSKKAVDGFDDELTEDDEYNRENGLLFSKHLNSKFTNRFSDFYQIMQSEEIFCINMILDEKDEPSGLKNEKFFDYPIHVKNTKSGFETTFTVHKRFFFNRLGIQSEQFSLDRKNLTFQFGENEGSIVGDLDIRSVAIFIHILYSDQETHTLTPMINFDQSICSGIERLSYTFSKVPFDEAMSRTFGDETCGDITVRLANDQQVKAWKYLLISRSEYFKQLFSNAWLDAKDVDFRHVEKSTWKLLMNYFQGLANDEIFYETIKGLIESNIKKINLNSVLLKRKPKAVLTENQDSYIENDDFVNLVLDLMYLSNELLLPDLKNLCELAIKDCITLDNYDVLLLHSYYSKSEQLFSNCSWFIFRNLLSSYNDPKTNYTALGDECCELLEQRLHELIEIYYTGGRQGLLGSRGIKNFKDDIESFNGHFLHEYLWDVYGVTDDDIFKHDALQRNKSGTVKQVRSSSVSSNIGDSRRHETDSPVQPRLDLGSAIDTKDENDAGSGFIVVEKGRRKSSTSKPKTSSPVPTRRSSKGGFRLSEDVKTFLSKENETAIGEDKPVIKEWTFRISNEGSSGDVLVGSSHDIDEILQQRTHKRTTLKSTKMTIPKLSQKERKQKEREEAEKQRLALENDRSKAKGTAVNSSPWNINNAWGVSTSKVVGTPVDDSLGPKSISKFTELNTAAVITPNKLTAVHFPTLEELRHAKKTTEFIPSAVLEELDEPVVPIKTLDEIRQEEEFARWWEEESRRVQREMGILVENKDTNRGSRGSRGNRGSKAHRGSRGNRGSKGSRGNRGSKESSGSANSGRDRGGDNSGRGNESGEGKGDKKKGRGEKSVTIK, from the coding sequence ATGgtaaaaatattattaaatttgaaaatacaAGAACTACCAAAACTGCTAAACCATAAGGATAAGAATGGTATGACTCCATTTGATTTGCTGAGATCCAACTTATTTTCTTGTGCAACTTCCAATAATTCCGTCTATTCGATCCGCCAAGATGGCTCCTTCAAGGCAAAGTACATTGAAGACAATCAACCAACAGCCATTAAACACTCATCATCAATTATTATATCCACGAACAGTGGCGAATTCTTGAATTTCGATCTTGACGATGAACTTCTGTTCCCACCACCTTTGACGAATACACTACTTAGCTTTAAAATTATGAAATTAGTCACATCTCTGAGCCACTCTGCTCTCATTACTGGAGATGGTCGTCTGTATATGACATCTTTTTCGGCAAATCTTTTGAACTCTTCCTTCTGCAGAATTAAGttttttgatgatcttTGGGCCTCTGGAGAAATAGTTACAGATATTTCACTGACATCAAGCCATGCCATTGTCCttacaaatttgaataagcTTTACACATTTGGTACTAACATTAAAAGGCTAAACTTGTATCCTTCATCTGATACAGCTTATCCAAATACCTCGGTAACTCTACATCCGTCTAATTCTTCGTCTTCAGtgatatcaaattcatcttcaagaGCTTCAACTTCTAAtttaattttgaataatggTTCGAATGAATACACTAAAGACTATAGCTCTTTAATTCCTTTGCAAGTTTTGACTAAAAGTGCTAGCTTATCTAAAAGCTCCACCCCTAATTCAACAGGCGCATCATCAAGCGTAGGGAATAACTTTAGTTTATTGACCTCGTTAAGGGCTCTAGAGCCACCAAACACAGatgattcatcatcaagGTTAAGCGGTGTTACATCCTCAAATAATCACACGATTGTATATTCCAAGGATTCATTGCACATATACGGACTAAATCTGGGACAGTTCGGACCAGTAACCAATTCGAAAAGTTTTACGAGGGAAAACTCGGGAAACTCTCAAGTGGCTCAGATGGCATCATCTGCTCATGTTGTTTGGAGATATGGAAATGACCCAATATTTAAAGTGTTAGCCTTTGACCTTGCAACTTTGGTTGTTACCAAATCCAGTGCAATACATATCTATTGTTCTGGTCTACACGTCCAAATGTCTTTACCATCCAATCAAGACATTGATAAAACCTGGAATAGTTTCAAACCTCGAGTGTTGAGTACTCCaaaacaaatcaagaaaatggtCTCTCCGATCACCGGTGAGAAGTCAGATACCATTAATCCAAACCTTTCAGGAAGCTTAAATTCAACTTATTCGGTTTTACTCTTGCTAGATAATGGTGAAGTTACAATGTTGacatttccaaaatatgCGGAGTCTAAGGATTCATTTAAAGAAGCCGTGAAGTTTTCCACAATTTGGAGACCTGCACGTCTAGAGTTGAAGGCTTCCGATATATCTATAGGGGAATTCAAACCAAATTGTAATGGCGCTGTTTTATGCACGATTAATGgtgaagttttcaaaaaggGTAAGACAAAATGGTCAAGAATAAATGGTCTAACAAACATTTCCTTGGTCTCCATAGGGTTTGGATTTTTACCTAGAGGTACATTTACGAATGACCTATCACCGAAAATAATGATGTTAAGAGAAGAGAATGCCCAGTTGAAGCATTCTGTTACAATACCGAAAACTAAAAATGAGtttgcaattttctctCCCCTTTCTaaattttggagaaatagTGATTATATAGATACTCAATACGAGGACATTGATTTTTGGGGGAATGAAATGATAAAATCGAAAAAAGCAGTTGACGGTTTTGACGACGAGCTTACCGAAGATGATGAGTATAACCGAGAAAATGGtttgctattttcaaaacatttgaattCGAAATTCACTAATCGATTCTCAGACTTTTATCAGATTATGCAGTCAGAAGAAATTTTCTGTATTAATATGATTCTAGATGAAAAGGACGAGCCGTCTGGTTTAAAAAACGAAAAGTTTTTTGATTATCCAATACATGTCAAGAATACTAAATCAGGATTTGAAACTACTTTTACGGTGCATAAGcggtttttcttcaatagaCTTGGCATCCAATCAGAACAGTTTTCTCTTGACCGTAAGAATctaacttttcaatttgggGAGAACGAAGGTTCAATTGTTGGTGATTTAGATATTCGAAGTGTTGCTATTTTTATTCACATTCTATATAGCGACCAAGAGACGCATACATTAACACCAATGATAAATTTTGATCAAAGTATATGTAGTGGGATTGAAAGGTTGTCATACACATTCTCTAAGGTTCCGTTTGATGAGGCAATGAGCAGAACTTTTGGTGATGAAACATGTGGAGACATTACGGTTCGTCTAGCAAATGACCAGCAAGTTAAGGCTTGGAAATACTTGTTAATAAGCAGAAGTGAATACTTCAAGCAGCTATTTTCGAATGCCTGGCTGGATGCCAAAGACGTTGATTTTAGGcatgttgaaaaatctaCTTGGAagttattgatgaattatTTTCAGGGATTagcaaatgatgaaatattttATGAGACTATTAAAGGATTAATCGAGTCGAAcataaagaagataaacttgaatagtgttttgttgaagagaaaaccaaaagcAGTTCTCACAGAAAACCAGGACAGTTACAtagaaaatgatgattttgtgAACTTGGTATTAGATCTGATGTATTTATCCAATGAGTTGCTACTGCCGgacttgaaaaatttatgCGAATTGGCAATAAAAGATTGCATAACTTTGGATAATTATGATGTTCTACTATTGCATTCATATTATTCTAAATCAGAGCAACTATTTTCCAACTGTTCCTGGTTTATATTCAGAAACCTACTTTCCAGCTACAATGATCCAAAGACAAATTATACTGCACTAGGTGATGAATGTTGCGAACTGCTTGAACAAAGACTTCatgaattgattgaaattTATTACACTGGTGGCCGACAAGGGCTATTGGGTTCACGGGGaatcaaaaattttaaagatGACATTGAGAGTTTTAACGGGCACTTTCTTCATGAATACCTGTGGGATGTTTATGGAGTTACCGATGATGACATTTTCAAGCATGATGCTTTACAGCGAAACAAGAGCGGTACAGTCAAACAGGTTCGATCCAGTTCGGTGTCCTCTAACATAGGTGACTCTAGGAGACATGAAACCGATTCACCCGTTCAACCTCGTTTGGACTTGGGGAGTGCAATTGATacaaaagatgaaaatgacgCAGGTTCTGGatttattgttgttgaaaaaggaCGTCGAAAGTCTTCGACCTCGAAACCAAAAACCAGTAGTCCAGTTCCAACAAGGAGATCAAGTAAAGGTGGATTTCGTCTCAGTGAGGACGTCAAAACCTTTTTGAgcaaggaaaatgaaactGCTATTGGAGAGGACAAACCTGTAATTAAGGAATGGACATTCCGGATCTCTAATGAAGGCTCTTCAGGTGATGTGCTAGTCGGATCATCACATGATATCGATGAAATATTACAACAACGAACTCACAAGAGGACCACTCTTAAATCGACCAAAATGACAATACCAAAGCTTTCGCAGAAGGAGCGGAAACAGAAAGAACGAGAAGAAGCTGAAAAGCAACGGCTTGctcttgaaaatgatagaAGCAAGGCAAAAGGTACAGCAGTCAATAGCTCGCCATGGAATATAAACAACGCATGGGGGGTGAGTACTTCTAAAGTTGTGGGAACCCCGGTCGATGATAGTCTCGGTCCCAAATCTATATCTAAGTTTACTGAGCTGAATACAGCTGCGGTTATAACACCTAATAAATTAACAGCAGTGCATTTCCCGACATTGGAAGAGTTGAGACACGCTAAGAAGACAACGGAGTTTATTCCCTCTGCAGTATTGGAAGAGTTGGACGAGCCGGTAGTTCCGATAAAAACCCTTGATGAAATTAGACAAGAGGAGGAATTTGCCAGATGGTGGGAGGAAGAAAGCCGGCGAGTTCAAAGGGAAATGGGCATTTTAGTTGAGAACAAGGACACCAACAGAGGAAGCAGAGGAAGCAGAGGAAACAGAGGAAGTAAGGCACATAGAGGAAGCAGAGGAAATAGAGGAAGTAAAGGAAGCAGAGGAAATAGAGGAAGTAAAGAAAGCAGCGGTTCTGCTAACAGCGGTCGAGACCGAGGTGGGGATAATAGTGGTAGAGGAAATGAAAGCGGTGAAGGCAAAGGtgataagaaaaaaggaCGTGGGGAGAAGAGTGTAACTATAAAGTGA